The Polypterus senegalus isolate Bchr_013 unplaced genomic scaffold, ASM1683550v1 scaffold_2810, whole genome shotgun sequence region TCGGCCATCGTCTCTGTCAGATAACCCCCCTGTCCCTGATTGGCATCCTGGCAGAAGGGAAGAAGGTGTGGATGGACAGTTGCCCCAGTTGGATTTGTCTGGAAGCACCTTTCCTGGACGTCAAGAAATGTATGGATGGGGAAGGACTGCAACAGTGGGCTACTTAATCCCCCACTACACTAGGTGGCAGGTTCTCATTCATGTTGCCGCAGGGCATCTTGGGTAATGTAGTCTTGGTGAGCGGCCCTGTTCCTGGcgtgtgggtgccaccagagggggCTGTAAGAAAGGCGCAGACCAGGAATGAGGTTCCGCCTGACGTCACTTGAGCCCTAGGAAGGGCTCTGGTATAAGAAGAAGACACCCGGCCTCGTGAAGACGAGtcgagtcgggaggaggaaggctGTGAGGAGAGACGGAGGATCTGTTGTGCTTTGGAGGATCGTGACCTGTGTAAGTTACTTTGGTCAAATCAACCCCTTTATCAACTGGGTGTCTGCGGCTCAGGGCACTCCCTAGTGTTCACAAGGTAGGACTTTTTGTGCATGAAACAATGTTGAATAAAATGAGCCTAAGGCTACACCTGTATCGCATTGGCGCGATTTCAACGAGGTGTGTTGGGCCATATGTATGGCATAGGTTTGGTGCCcaaatgttgcaaaaaaaaaaaattcacgaAAAAAGCTACTCACTTGGATTCTCGGAGTTGAAATTCTGAGAGAGGCCCGACCCCGTTCTCACGGGCTGGTGGAGTCCGGCGAGTTGCTCATCGACGAAGCTGTCCTCCAGAAAGTCGCCCCAGGTGGTCTGCTCGTCCCCAAAGCCGTTCTGTAGGCTAAGAGCCAGCAGGTGATCCAGAGAGGAGTGCTCGTCCTGCGTCTCGGGGTGCCCAGCTTCCCACCCGCCATTCTTTTTGTTCTGCTTCACTTTATCCACTACAGAGAGAGTCAGAATTAGAGCAGATTACGATACGTCGTCGtcatgttgttttaaaatgaaaccgaGTGGCGCTGCCATACTAAACTGGCAGACCTGTACATGGGGAAACCTGCAGGTAGCGTTCAGCCTGCTTAATTCCAGGGTCGCCTTATTCATTTCAAATTCCTGCCTACGTTTACGTGCCACCACTGGGTGCATGCACATGGTGCAATCGTCACGTGTCAACTAAACACACCAAACTGGGTACCTTGGTTCTGGTCTCTGGCACGCTCCAGCGCTGGTCTTCTCATCCCCGACTCTGTGCCCAAATTGAATGCCTTCTTGTGTTCTCCTCTGCCAAAAATGCCCTCGCTGTGCAACATTCTGTGGTTGAACGGAGCCCTGGACAAGTGGACTGGCCGCTTGCTGCTGGATGTCTCCGGCGCCTCGATGCCACACACGGCCGGGTGGGTGCCCAGCTCTCTCACCATCACGTTACGGAGACACTTCTCGCAGCGCTCCGTGCGCGTCCCACAGTACTCCTCGTGGCCAGCCCGCTTGCTGAAAGTCACCTCCAGCTCACAGAACTGGCACTTTACCAGGCGCAGGCTGCATTCCTGGGACTGAAAGGGACAAGAGTTGGCATCACACGTGTTAGAAAGCGGGGTGCCAGGCAGACCAATGAGCAAATAAAACCACAAAAAGGAAAGCAAGTGACAACTGAGGTAGCAGAGAGGAGCAGGGCAGCCATTAACTCTGTGAGTGGCACAGCATGACAGACTGGCATCAGCAATGGCGGTGGGGCATTTACTATTTCTGCTCTGtcgtttattcttgttttttttacagaatctcGTAAAGTACATTGAGCTTTGGATGAAATTGTGCTCTACCATGAAATGTGTGGTCACtgctgtgcatttatttatttattaatttttataaagtGTGTCTGTAAAAAGAACAATGTCCCCCTAGGGGCAGATAAAGTCCCATCCATTATCCCAGAGGACACCATACTAATGGCTCCTTACCCAGGTGAGACACCTTTAGAATGGATGGGCTTATCAAATCGTTTTGGAAGGACACTGGGGGGCTGTCCTTTGTGGACATACAAAACCCCCTGATACACGGGGTGGCAGCATCTGGCTGGTAGTAAACAACCCATAGGGTAACCAGGGAGCAGCTGTAGTCCGAGTGAGGTACTCGGGTACCACCAGGCGGAGCTGCAGAAGGAGGTCACCTCCCAGAATGGGCTCCCCAGGTGTGGCATtggggcacctgaaggactctgggGTCCAACTTTAACCCCCTCTGCATTCCCTGGGAGGGGGTGGACTGAAATCAGGAGGGAGAAGGGTCTAACTGGAGCCTGCATTACCTATGACGCAAGGGAAGGTAAAGCCCACCATGTTAGTCACAAAACAGCCCACGAGTCCGCTAACCCTAAACTGGGCACGGGGTGGGCATGACGTGAATGACGTCTTGTGACTGACCACATAGGTACTGCAGTCTGCAGTTACACCCCTTTGTCAGGAGGGTGCAGACAAGCTTGCTGGGAGGAATTGgggagaagaaagacaaagcacaGAAGTGTTGTGCTGTGCCAGGGTGAACTGTGGAGAGGAGCTTGTTTAGAGGAACCTTAGAAATAAATCCTTACTGCACTCTGCAGTTGTGTCGGGGGGGAGGGGGGTCTTTACGCCCCCTGCAGGACACCTTagatatccgtccatccatccattgtatgaaatgagttgttttttgttttcataatttattagAAGAGCTTAGCTGATtagcttgatggactaaaaggtctcctctcgtttatcaaatttcttttgtttctaaAATAACTAAATGTCATGTTGTTGCTTATTCTGACAATAAGTTAATCAAGTGGGTGTTATGTGTCTGTGTTTAGTAGACAGCCTGGGTGGACTGGCACGCCGTAAGAAATGTATGGATGGGGAAGGACTGCAACAGTGGGCTACTTAATCCCCCACTACACTAGGTGGCAGGTTCTCATTCATGTTGCCGCAGGGCATCTTGGGTAATGTAGTCTTGGTGAGCGGCCCTGTTCCTGGcgtgtgggtgccaccagagggggCTGTAAGAAAGGCGCAGACCAGGAATGAGGTTCCGCCTGACGTCACTTGAGCCCTAGGAAGGGCTCTGGTATAAGAAGAAGACACCCGGCCTCGTGAAGACGAGtcgagtcgggaggaggaaggctGTGAGGAGAGACGGAGGATCTGTTGTGCTTTGGAGGATCGTGACCTGTGTAAGTTACTTTGGTCAAATCAAACCCCTTTATCAACTGGGTGTCTGGGCTCAGGGCACTCCCTAGTGTTCACAAGGTAGGACTTTTGTGCATGAAACAATGTTGAATAAAATGAGCCTAAGGCTACACCTGTATCGCATTGGCCGATTTCAACGAGGTGTGTTGGGCCATATGTATGGCATAGGTTTGGTGCCCAAATGTTGCAAAAAAAATTCATGAAAAAGCTACTCACTTGGATTCTCGGAGTTGAAATTCTGAGAGAGGCCCGACCCGCTCACGGGCTGGTGGAGTCCGGCGAAGTTGCTCATCGACGAAGCTGTCCTCCAGAAAGTCGCCCCAGGTGGTCTGCTCGTCCCCAAAGCCGTTCTGTAGGCTAAGAGCCAGCAGGTGATCCAGAGAGGAGTGCTCGCCCCGCGCCTCGGGGTGCCCAGCTTCCCACCCGCCATTCTTTTTGTTCTGCTTCACTTTATCCACTACAGAGAGAGTCAGAATTAGAGCAGATTACGACGCGCCGTATGtcatgttgttttaaaatgaaaccgaGTGGCCTGCCATACTAAACTGGCAGACCTGTACATGGGGAAACCTGCAGGTAGCGTTCAGCCTGCTTAATTCCAGGGTCGCCTTATTCATTTCAAATTCCTGCCTCTACGCACGCGTACACCACTGGGTGCATGCACATGGTGCAATCGCCACGCGTCAACTAAACACACCAAACTGGGTACCTTGGTTCTGGTCTCTGGCACGCTCCAGCGCTGGTCTTCTCATCCCCGACTCTGTGCCCAAATTGAATGCCTTCTTGTGTTCTCCTCTGCCAAAATGCCCTCGCTGTGCAACATTCTGTGGTTGAACGGAGCCCTGGACAAGTGGACTGGCCGCTTGCTGCTGGATGTCTCCTCGCCTCGATGCCACACACGGCCGGGTGGGTGCCCAGCTCTCTCACCATCACGCTACGGAGACACTTCTCAGCGCTCGCGCGCTGGCCCCACAGTACTCGTGGCCAGCCCGCTTGCTGAAAGTCACCTCCAGCTCACAGAACTGGCACTTTACCAGGCGCAGGCTGCATTCCTGGGACTGAAAGGGACAAGAGTTGGCATCACACGCAGTTAGAAAGCGGGTGCAGGCAGACCAATGAGCAAATAAAACCACAAAAGGAAAGCAAGTGACAACTGAGGTAGCAGAGAGGAGCAGGGCAGCCATTAACTCTGTGAGTGGCACAgcgagcttgtggatcttgcttagaaatggcttcttctttgcactgtagagtttcagctggcaacggcggatggcacggtggattgtgttcactgacaatggtttctggaagtattactgagcccattctgtgatttcctttacagtagcattcctgtttgtggtgcagtgtcatttaagggcccggagatcacgggcatccagtatggttttacggccttgacccttacgcacagagattgttccagattctctgaatcttcggatgatgttatgcacagttgatgatgatagatgcaaagtctttgcaattttcgctgggtaacacctttctgatattgctccactatctttctgcgcaacattgtgggaattggtgatcctctacccatcttggcttctgagagacactgccactctgagaagctctttttatacccaatcatgttgccaattgacctaattagtgtttattggtcttccagctcttcgtcatgctcaaatttacattttccagcctcttattgctacttgtcccaacttttttgggatttgttgacaccgtgaaattttgaatcaacatatttttcctttaaaatgatacatttacttggattaaacgtttgatctgtcatctacgttctattacaaataaaatattgccatttgccatctccacttcattgcattcagtttttattcacaatttgtttagtgtcccaacttttttggaaaccAAGCtagtttaaatttcatttactttaatttaaataCCTGGTGTTCCTCCAGCTGACTCCTCTCCATCTTCATTGTACATTTACAGACAACCTGTGGAAGAAATAAGAAACCCGATGTGAGTGCAGCTGTGCCAACCAAGGAGGCCAACTTGTACCAATTATGTTAAACCACTATGGACCAGAAGATGAGATCTGTGCAGGTATGTACACTGGGGACCACCCTGGCACTGCCAGGTCTCCCAGAAAGTTCTGGTACAGTGCTTGGATTTGTGTTTGTTCAAATTGTCATTCACACCCGTTGTGCAGGTGGTGCGTGTTTGGTGCCAATGAAGGGGCCCAGTTCTCCTCTACTCTGGCACCTGAATGTATAATTCTGCATGAAGACGTAGGACCGCCAATCAAGGACCTGACCGTCGGGGTCTACGCGGCTCCTCACCTGTGCATGCTGGGAGTCAATGTGCTCCTCCAGATCCGCTTTGGGGACGGGCTCTGCACAGCGCGGGCACAACTTGATGTTCCTCCGGCAGTGCACTTCATGGATCGTGAAGTTCTCCGTGGGGATGTCCCGCTTGCTACGGAGATGAACAGACAGGTTAGGAAGGCCTCGGTGTGTACCAGTCGTTCATTCAGAAGCTACAATTAACGGCTTATTGCGGCTCGGTGCATTCACATTACGGGAAATAACACTAAAGCAGACACCCCAGGCGggtctgttttgttcttttcaagGATTTTACGATATACAAGTACCAGTTTCCACAGAGGTGTGTGCCCACGTTGGCCATCTTTCACTTCCGGTTCAACAGTCctaaaaagagaggaaaaaaaaaagcaaataaagattGGAGTGTGAATAGTGGTAGAGAGATACAGGGGCCACTTCGATTACGCCGTGACGCTTCCCATCATTCAAACCCTAGTTACAGCTGCTGGTATCTCATCAGCCAGGACTAAGAGGAGGTTAGAAATGAAAAATGGACTCTGACGACTCCCCGGGACCCTGCGCGTTCTAACGAAGTGGTGATCTCCGTGCTTTAGTGAATAACGTCTGTTCGCCATTTTCTAACTCTCCGATCATTCACCTGGCATGGTGCACTTGGACGTATCCGTGAACTCGATAATTGCTATACGTTCTCTTAAATCGATGCCCGATGGGCGATATCGACGTACAGATACTCGGACGTGGACGGTGGCAGGGCCTTCCACTAGTGAACGTATGTCTCCCTCCGTATGATGATGAGGATCAGTTGTGTCCCGTCTGCGCTAAGCCCGAGGGGACGTCCTCATTTAGTCTCCATTTTCGAGACAGTCCAGCTGCACACCTCCACTCTTCAGGACGGCCAATCAGATTGCAGGTTTTTTGTCACTTGGTTTCCTTGACTTAGCGAGTCACACAACCCTCACCGCAACCAGCTGTCATCACTGAAATGTGTAAAGTGACAACATCCTCAACGGAGGGGCACTCTGGGGGTCCGCAGTTCGAGTCTATTGACATTTTCACCTTTCCCCGacaatatttacaacacaaaaacgCAGcctctgattggatcctgctcattattCAGTAGCTTCTCATTCCCCGATTGGTCACCTTTCATGGGAGTAAACCGCACTCCAACATAGCGGGCACAGAGGCATCACTTTCCACGGCGTCAGTTGTTACTCACAAAAAGTctaaattttgtaataaatttcgCAGCTGCTGGTGTTCTGTTTAGGATTTTTTCCCTCGTGTGTGCGAGCCCGGCGTCTTATGCActtttggtcattttagtgtaaATGGCGGTACTTTTGTTGACATTGTGAAAACGCCAGTGTGGACCGAGATGGTGTTCATTTATAAAAGCCGTTTTTTTCAATGCAAATGTAGTTTAGTGtggacacttttttttaatggcgGAGAGCGGCCATTACTGTCCACCAGACCTGTATAGCGTAAGTGTCCCCCAATGTTTCTTCACGTCTCTTCTGAAAAGCCTACTTGAAACTAACCAATGGGACACGTTCTACCCGGGCAGCCTCACCATAGGAGAAGGGGCTTTTATTCTGAAGGGACTCAACACTGCCATGCAGGCCCCCAGGGTTTGATTCCAGGGACCGTGCAGACTTGGCCTCCTCTGTCAGTGTCTacacctgctgtcccatcccagcCTGAGGATCTGTGGCCCCAAATCTGCCCAGTGACCCCCATCACGGTGGGCTACTGCCTTGATCCCGGTGCTAACTGCAGAGTCTGCTCCTCCCATTTGGGGGAAAAAGGTGCTTTAGAAAATGTGGGGATGAGTGGCAGTAGCTGACGTGCCCTGATGGCGCATGCCACGCTCTTTACATCCCATGCACAATGATCAATGTTTAGAGCTGTTAGCACTTTCATGTGACTTTACGTACAATCTGTGAATTCTAAAGGCTTATTTTTATTTGGCACGATATTAAATgattttcttacaaagaaaacCCATGACTTGGAGAGAGTAAAACATCAATGGGGACAAGCTTAAACCCGAgcctcagtcagtcatttttaaacccacttagtcctgaacagagtggtgggggtctgctggagcctatcctagttaGCATAGCATGGACTtggcaggacaaacacacacgggacaatttaggatccaccagttcacctaaccttgcatatctttggactgtgggaggaaacccacccacaCATGGGGAGGGCTTGGGATACAAACCCTGGACTCCTTACTGAGAGACGTTTGGAATGAAAAGCTAATCTAGTCCCCCACCCCCATCCGGACGTTACGTGATCCTAACTCGTGATCAGATGATACCAGTCCTCCCATTTAGCCATCCAATATCGCTTTCCATTCCATCATCTTATTTCTCTGCCCTACAAGGATGGTGGAAATGAACGCTTGGCTGACCAAGCGCAGCCTCAGCGTAGGTAAAGTACAAACCTCGCTAGACCACCGAAAACGCCCAATCAACATTAACGATCACATTATCAGATCCGCAACAGAATGACTGGTGCCGGCCGGACGAATGACATTTGTTGTCGTGATGCTAGGGAGCTCACGtttatttctttgctttttacCTGAACTCGGCCCACCTTCATCCTTAAGACCTGTACCCCGAACCGAGCAGTCGCTTCCTGAACGGGACTCCCGCAGACTCCTTTCACTTTGAAGAGAGTGAAAAGAGGGAAAGTTTACCTCGACTAACGACGCCTTCTCTGCGGTGAATGTCGAGCTCCGATGACACGAAGTGATTCGAAAAGAATCGCTCCAACAGTTCCAGCCCGGTGTCCTGTCGGCGATCTGCGTCGCAGTCAACTAACTcatcaaacaaacagaaacaagaacTACTCTGCTGTCGACCCCTGCAAGTCCCCGCCCCCTACACTTTGATTGGACGAATGCTGCAGTGCTGGCCATTCCATTCGAAAATCTCCAAATCAATCTCAAACGGCGGGCCAATCAAAGTCAAGTGAGGCACTAAAATTCCGTCTCCGACAGTAACATCGTcactgtgacatcatcacacactAACCTATCCGATGGCTTCCAGCTGATCGCTGTGGGCGAGCACTATAAGTACATTCTGAGCCTTAACTGTCTTGACTGTCGCTTCGTCATATTCTTATTTAAAAGGCTACCGTCTAcaattacatttataataatttaatgGACAAATAGTTCATTAACACAATATGGCGGCGAGAGGGGGTGCTTCGTTCGCTGAATTGTGCGGCTTTGAGTTGAGAACGGCAGGTTAATGAGCTGCATGGCACTACAGCCGAGGGCAGCTCAC contains the following coding sequences:
- the trafd1 gene encoding TRAF-type zinc finger domain-containing protein 1 → MANVGTHLCGNCKRDIPTENFTIHEVHCRRNIKLCPRCAEPVPKADLEEHIDSQHAQVVCKCTMKMERSQLEEHQSQECSLRLVKCQFCELEVTFSKRAGHEYCGASARALRSVSNVAQRGHFGRGEHKKAFNLGTESGMRRPALERARDQNQVDKVKQNKKNGGWEAGHPEARGEHSSLDHLLALSLQNGFGDEQTTWGDFLEDSFVDEQLRRTPPARERSQECSLRLVKCQFCELEVTFSKRAGHEEYCGTRTERCEKCLRNVMVRELGTHPAVCGIEAPETSSSKRPVHLSRAPFNHRMLHSEGIFGRGEHKKAFNLGTESGMRRPALERARDQNQVDKVKQNKKNGGWEAGHPETQDEHSSLDHLLALSLQNGFGDEQTTWGDFLEDSFVDEQLAGLHQPVRTGSGLSQNFNSENPKTLEWLMSNGRWQNGSREKLEENATVDHLLALGLKDDLTQDLLSYTGLVKDSFVNGDLTNLHKQPAMESMLFRNLNVSDHRGGDEDMLPCEFCEDLFPVEDLILHQTGCSPSSAFSSYSKQLPSRRQEDSFSPVTPSPLSSPLLSQKFADLAFDSPLGSDVILPCEFCGMLLQEDMLFQHQDKCNIRPPTACFTGSPRVRRPLPATENPNRKSSPIPQRRVKHQEDPHQREKEGTIHPLQSRGAAGNRRPEKVRSGFLDSQKDLEAHVKPQSPPRHQQLKQKAGNLKVARGLRPPASSVDSSLGVTYTRRQTSGRVDGKRNTRLSATRKVYSPTLDNLKVEEEE